A part of Xenopus tropicalis strain Nigerian chromosome 4, UCB_Xtro_10.0, whole genome shotgun sequence genomic DNA contains:
- the LOC101734025 gene encoding F-box/WD repeat-containing protein 7 produces the protein MEAGEPQDCTSWLPDELALRILSYLDAKDILQVAQTCQRWRELAEDEGLWQGKCKADGIEEPPQVTRSRAKGSGSGPWKSAYTNQLRVDTNWRRGRFRRITLNLISENRRLYWMAFNGKELVCTTHKEIIKVWSAVTGECLRTLVGDRASVTAVQMRDHMIVSGYEDGTVKVWNAESGECIHTLGGHTAYIHHVHLHEQRAASCSTDRTIRVWDIEAGQCLHTLLGHEASVMWVWYNGRRLVSEDFSNVVKMWDPETETCLLSVCLHSGAFTPVQFDGKHIVSLLYSDGTIGVWDGETLQRTITGNEPYTIVMTLKNSILGVVNSGRAAEIWNVETGQRLNLLQDPDGFDLRANSLALRGDFLIGRTDTGRITLWDWRTGQFLRNLFVPKREESLDRHLLVSNTKLVYVVSDTWKGIFSYPTKAVILDFNVEERARRQNCSMF, from the coding sequence ATGGAAGCCGGGGAGCCCCAGGACTGTACCTCCTGGTTACCTGATGAGTTGGCATTGCGCATCCTCTCGTACCTTGATGCCAAGGATATCCTGCAGGTGGCGCAGACTTGCCAGCGCTGGAGAGAGTTGGCTGAGGATGAAGGCCTGTGGCAGGGAAAGTGCAAGGCTGATGGGATTGAGGAGCCGCCGCAGGTAACAAGGAGCAGGGCTAAAGGCTCTGGGTCCGGTCCCTGGAAAAGCGCTTACACCAATCAGCTCAGGGTCGATACCAACTGGCGCCGAGGGAGATTTAGAAGAATAACTCTTAATTTAATAAGTGAGAATCGTAGACTTTACTGGATGGCATTTAATGGGAAGGAATTGGTCTGTACAACACATAAGGAAATAATAAAGGTCTGGTCGGCAGTTACAGGCGAGTGTCTAAGGACCCTTGTGGGAGACAGAGCTAGTGTCACAGCAGTGCAAATGAGAGATCACATGATTGTTAGTGGATATGAGGATGGTACAGTAAAAGTATGGAATGCAGAGAGCGGGGAATGTATCCACACGCTGGGCGGCCATACTGCTTACATACACCATGTGCATCTCCATGAGCAAAGAGCAGCGAGTTGTTCTACAGATCGCACCATCCGGGTTTGGGACATTGAGGCAGGACAGTGCTTACACACCCTATTGGGGCATGAAGCTTCTGTCATGTGGGTTTGGTATAATGGCCGAAGGTTGGTGAGTGAAGATTTCAGTAATGTAGTGAAAATGTGGGACCCTGAGACAGAAACCTGTCTGCTCTCTGTTTGTCTGCACTCCGGTGCATTCACTCCGGTACAGTTTGATGGGAAGCACATAGTCAGCCTTCTGTACTCAGACGGAACCATAGGCGTTTGGGACGGGGAGACATTACAGCGCACAATAACAGGGAATGAGCCCTACACTATTGTGATGACTCTGAAGAACAGCATTCTGGGAGTGGTAAATAGCGGCCGCGCTGCTGAAATATGGAACGTCGAAACAGGGCAGCGCTTGAATCTCCTGCAGGATCCCGATGGATTCGACCTCCGTGCCAATAGCTTAGCTCTCCGGGGGGATTTCCTCATAGGCAGGACTGACACTGGGAGGATCACATTGTGGGACTGGAGAACGGGGCAATTTCTGCGGAATCTGTTTGTTCCTAAGAGAGAAGAAAGTCTGGATCGTCATTTACTCGTCTCTAACACAAAGTTAGTCTATGTGGTTTCAGACACATGGAAAGGAATATTTTCTTATCCAACTAAGGCGGTGATCCTGGACTTCAACGTGGAGGAACGGGCAAGAAGACAAAACTGTTCAATGTTCTAA